From one Mytilus edulis chromosome 1, xbMytEdul2.2, whole genome shotgun sequence genomic stretch:
- the LOC139520457 gene encoding uncharacterized protein — protein sequence MATSTKSSSIRKAQVTVSCFFCKGQEIKWTCVDCNVRMCNSCKITVHQGLQCSQDHDVISIQDIIQSSPSSQEVMSVVIASVFNSYTTTLPAVHTLLCSDDGLLYYTFCHIPSKRNQFVKGKLFKSSIKILQTLKRNVFDIAINKDGEILMKEFDVSTIQIISHVGEVKTVLDTTPMILLAIHVNKDNEVIVSLREQGPPFPVQDFSVRQVIIFNSDYQRKFTLEFDKKGNKLFSYALHIRTDSKNVVYVVDCFDRQKNGRIVAVDRNGCIKFIYDGQNRLGTFKPYAITVTQSDNIVVADYSNDALHVINSNGHLLGLQFICIDLGITEPYSLCFDTEGYLLFGCGKAKHENYGKIHVAKITDSLM from the coding sequence ATGGCGACTTCAACGAAATCATCAAGCATTAGAAAAGCACAAGTGACAGTTTCATGCTTTTTCTGCAAAGGTCAAGAAATCAAATGGACATGTGTGGATTGCAATGTACGCATGTGTAACTCCTGTAAAATTACTGTCCATCAAGGACTTCAGTGTTCACAAGATCATGATGTTATTTCTATTCAGGATATCATTCAGTCATCACCAAGTTCACAGGAGGTAATGTCTGTAGTTATTGCATCAGTTTTCAATTCATACACAACTACTCTGCCTGCTGTTCATACTTTACTTTGCTCGGACGACGGTTTACTTTACTATACCTTTTGCCATATACCATCGAAGAGAAATCAGTTTGTAAAAGGTAAACTCTTCAAATCATCAATAAAGATATTACAGACCTTAAAGAGAAATGTATTTGACATTGCAATAAACAAAGATGGTGAAATACTTATGAAAGAATTTGACGTCAGTACTATTCAAATCATATCGCATGTGGGTGAGGTCAAGACTGTTTTGGATACTACTCCAATGATTTTATTGGCCATACATGTAAACAAAGATAATGAAGTAATAGTCAGCTTAAGAGAACAAGGACCACCATTTCCAGTCCAGGATTTTTCGGTCAGACAAGTTATAATATTCAATAGTGATTATCAACGGAAATTTACATTAGAATTCgacaaaaaaggaaataaactGTTCAGTTATGCATTGCACATTCGCACCGATTCAAAAAATGTTGTCTATGTTGTTGATTGTTTCGACAGACAGAAGAATGGTAGAATAGTAGCTGTAGACAGAAATGGCTGCATCAAATTTATCTACGACGGGCAAAATAGATTAGGGACCTTCAAACCATATGCAATTACTGTAACACAAAGTGATAACATTGTTGTTGCAGATTATAGTAACGATGCACTTCATGTTATAAATTCAAATGGACATTTACTTGGACTTCAGTTCATTTGTATAGATTTGGGAATCACTGAACCATACAGTTTATGCTTTGACACTGAGGGATATTTATTATTTGGTTGTGGAAAAGCCAAACATGAGAACTACGGAAAAATACATGTCGCTAAAATCACAGATAGTCTGATGTAA